The sequence below is a genomic window from Anaerocolumna chitinilytica.
AATTACAATGATAAAGACTGTAATGTGCAACGGGAATACATATGAAAGAATTAAAAGGAACAAAGACAGAAGCAAATTTAAAAGCAGCCTTTGCAGGCGAATCCGAGGCTAGGAACAAATACACATATTTCGCATCCAAGGCGAAAAAAGAAGGTTACGAGCAGATTGCTGAGCTCTTCCTTGAGACAGCAAATAACGAAAAAGAACATGCTAAGATTTGGTATAAACTTCTTCATGAGGGCATCGGTGATACGAAGCAGAACCTTGCGGATGCTGCATTTGGAGAGAACTATGAATGGACACAGATGTATGCGGAATTTGCAAAAGAAGCAAAGGAAGAAGGTTTCGACCGCATAGCTTGGTTATTTGAAAATGTAGCTAAAATTGAAAAAGAACACGAAGAGAGATACAGAAAATTACTGGCTAATTTAGAGGATGGCCTGGTATTCTCAAAGGATGGAGACACTGTATGGCAGTGCAGCAACTGCGGACATATCCATATTGGTAAAAAAGCTCCGGAAAAATGTCCTGTCTGTGAACATCCTCAGGCATATTTTAGAATACTGGCAACAAACTATTAATAGATTTTTTGCGCCGTTTGTACGGCTGAAAGGAGTTTTATATGAAAAATGAACCTAAATTCTTTAAATGTATGCATTGCGGAAATATTGTTACTTTCTTAAATGAATCAGGAGCACCCTTAACCTGCTGTGGTGACAAAATGACAGAACTGGTTGCTAATACCACGGAAGCTGCCACTGAAAAACATCTTCCGGTTGTAGAAAGAGACGGCGATACTGTTACTGTCTGTATTGGAAGCGTAGAGCATCCTATGACAACAGAGCATTCTATTCAGTGGATTTATCTTGAAACTACAAAAGGCTTACAGGCTCGTTTCTTAAATCCCGGTGAGAAGCCCAAGGCAACATTTATTTTATCAGACGAAGAGCCGGTTGCAGCTTATGAATATTGCAATCTTCATGGACTCTGGAAAACAGTGCTGTAGTGAGCGAAACCAAGCCGGCCTTCGAAAAACGAATGGCCGGCATTTTAAATAGAAGAATTTAGAACAGACTGCAATTAACCGTCATATACTTTTATGAATTTACTATTATAGAGATAGAGTTATAATAGAGCAGGAAATGAGGGAACTATGCTGAAGGAACAGGATGTAGAATACATATCCCAATCATTTACCTTTTGGGATAAGTTAAGTGAAAGCGAAAAGAATCGGTTATTAAACGGTACGCTTCCTGTACAGTATGAAAAAGGTGCCAGAGTTCACAGCGGCAGCTATGATTGCATTGGTATATTGCTAATCAGAAAGGGAGAATTACGAGTATATATTCTCTCAGAGGAAGGAAAAGAGGTAACGCTATTCCGCTTGAGGGATAATGATATCTGCATATTATCTGCTTCCTGTATATTAGAGAATATTACCTTTGACGTGCATATAGATGCGGAATGTGACAGTGAAGTACTCTTAGTGGATGCCGCTGCTTATCAGCAGGTATGTATTAAGAATATTTACGCGGATAACTTTACGAATAAGCTGATAATTGATGCATTTTCAGAAGTCATGTGGGCAATGGAGCAGATTCTCTTTATGAGTTTTGATAAACGGCTTGCAATCTTTTTACTGGATGAAACAGCACGAAGCGGACAGGATAATATAGAGCTGACCCATGAACAGATAGCAAAATATGTGGGAAGTGCCAGAGAGGTAGTTTCACGAATGATGAAATACTTTGCCGATGAAGGAATCGTGGAGTTGTATAGAGGCGGAGTAAAGGTAATAGATAAGAAGAAATTAAGGGAATTAGTCCCATAGAATAGAAGAGTACCACAAATGGGGCTGTTGCAAAATAGCCATAATAAACTCTAAAACAGGACTGGGTGTATTATTATACACCCAGTCCTTTCAAAAGAGTAAATTAGCTATTTTGCAACTGCCCCTTGGCTTAAGATATTTTATACCTTAGGCAAGAGCAGAATCCAAAACTTGCTTAAGGGCTTCTTTTGAGGGGACACCTTCATGGATTTTATCGGAATCTACATAAAATGTAGGTACATAAAAATAATCATAGCTATTTGCCACATCCGGATGAAGCTCCTCATCGATATATTGAATTTTTATGTCTTTGTAAGCCGGGTTTTCATGGTATAAATCATCCAGCAAGGAATGAGCTCTGCGGCAGTGAGGACACCAGCTGGTTTCAAACATAATAACGTGCTTCATAGTATATACCTTCTTTCTCTTAATGGTATTGTATATTTTGTTTATATAATAGGACAAATTTAATGTAATTATGTATTTGATTGTACACAATCTAAATGATATACTATACTATAGCATTTTTTAGGAAACATGTAAATAAAAAAATAAATATTAAAGTCAGATTCGGGAGAAATGGCTCTTTAACAGTTGACTATCTGCTACTTTACAGCTAAAATGTTCCTAGAAGCATTCTCGTTCCCTGATTTGATAGGCTTTGAAGTACTAATGGGAGCCGGGTAGAAAATAAAATAATAAAATGAGGTGCAAAAAATGAAAATAACTGAAATTGCGGAGTCAACCTATCAATTATCTGTTGATGTGGAAAATATACTGTTTGAAGGTTTATGGGAAATACCTAACGGTGTAACTTTAAACTCCTATATTATTAAGGGTGAGAAAACTGCTATTATAGATGGTGTATGCGGATGGGACGGTGTTCCCGAGACTCTGTTTTCGCTATTAAAGGAGCTTGAGATTGAACCTGCATCCATCAAATACCTTGTGGTAAACCATGTGGAACCGGACCATTCCGGCTGGATAGAGTCCTTTAAGAAGATAAACAGTGATTTTCAAATCCTTAGCAGTAAGAAGGGAAAGGAACTACTGGAAGCTTTCTACGACTTAACAGAGAATGTTACGGTAGTGGGGGACAAGGATTCCTTTGACCTTGGGAATGGACATCTGCTTAACTTTGCTGAGATTCCTAATGTTCACTGGCCTGATACCATTGCAACTTTTGATCAGGCAACAGGTGTTTTATTTCCCTGTGATGCCTTTGGTTCCTTTGGGAAATGCGATGGCAGAATCTATGCAGAAGAATTCAGCGAAGAAGAATTAAAAGAATATGAGAAGGATACAATAAGATATTATTCCAATATTGTAGCAACTTTTTCTCCTCAGGTTAAATCAGCGATTAAAAAGGTAAGAGAAATCCCTGCCAAGCTCATTGCGCCTGGTCATGGATTAGTATGGAAAGATACGAAAGCAATTATGGATGCATATGATGCTTATGCAGATTACCAGAAAGGACCTGCCAGAGCAGAAATCACTTTTATCTGGGGTTCTATGTATGGGATGACGGAGGCTGCAGTAAAGCACGCGTTAAAGGTACTGGAGAAGGAAGATATTACCGTTCATGTTCATAGAGTACCGGAGGATTCCTGGGGAACGGTATTGACCTCAGTCTGGACCTCTACAGGAATTATACTTGCAATGCCTACCTATGAATTTAAGATGTTTCCGCCTATGGGAGCAGTTCTTGAAGAGATCGGTAAGAAGAAAGCACTTAACAGAAAGGCTTTCCGCTTTGGTTCTTTTGGCTGGTCCGGCGGTGCGGAGAGAGAACTTGCAGACATTAATACAAGACTTAACATGGGCTGGGAGTTCTTAGAACCGGTTGAATTCAAAGGAACACCAAGCTCTGAGGATATGGAAAAAATCGAAGCACAGATAAAAGTGCTTGTAGCTCAGGTGAAAGAGACTGTAAATAATAAGCAGTAAATCTTGGAAGCAGATAATGGATTTACAATAAATAATAAATAATATATTATAAAATACTGTTATAAGCACGGACAGAATGGTTTACTCCATCCTGTCCGTTTTTGCGGTGTTCTATAGAATTTAAAAACGTTTTTGAGCTGAAACTTAAGGAATAATAGAACTATCGTTCTTTTAACTTGAGAAAAAACTATAATTAATTTTAAAAAACATATAATATGCACAAAATATAAATAATCCAAGTAAAATATTGCACAATCATTACAATCAGCCTATCGTTAATGACAAATAAAAATGTTTTTATTATTGCCTTTCAGGAAAAAGAATACTATAATCATAATAGCATTATCATCGCATAATTATGGGAAAGGAAAGGATATTTCAATGAAGAACTACTATTTAGACGGTAAAGCTTATATCCTGGAAGATTATCATAAGCTTCCACCATTTTCAAGCTTTCTTCCCGGACTAGCAGGTATTAAGGGAATTCCTATGTGGGTTTATTACACCAACAGAGGACAAGGAGTAAACAGTTTTGGAATACATCACAAAAATAATGCCATAATGGAGTTCAATCCTGCCAATACAGCTTATGAAAATACAGCAATAAAGGGTTTTCGAACCTTTATACGAAGAGGAGGCAGTTTCTTTGAACCTTTCTTTTCTGGCATAACAAATGCAAAGCGAAGGTTTGTCATACATCAGAACAGTTTTGAGATTGAGGAAATAAATGAGGAACAGCAATTAAAAATTCATATTACATATTATGTACTGCCTTTAGAGAATATCGGTGCTTTGGTTCGAAAAGTTGAAATAACAAACCTTTCAGAAACAGAGCAGGATTTAGAGGTGTTGGACGGTCTGCCTAAGATTCTGCCCTTTGGCATGAAGAACAATGAATATAAGGAAATGTCCAACCTGTTAAAGAGCTGGTCTGATATTAAGAATATAGAGAATAATGTACCTTATTATGCAATGCGCTCTTCCAGCGATGATTCTGCGGAGGTTTCCGAAGTGGAAGGCGGTTATTATTACCTTAGTATAGCAGACGGAGAGGTCATTCCGATCATCTATGATGCAGAAGCTGTCTTTTCCTATGATACAACTTTTATGCAGCCGGTCCGCTTTGAAGCAGAGGGGTTAGAGGGAGTTTTGGAGAAGGAGCAGTGTTTCGCTAATAAGATTCCATGCGGATTCACTCCTTTAAAAGTAAAGCTCTCATCCAAAGCGACCTATACTTTCCATACAATGGTAGGGTTTTCACAAACGCCAGAGCAGATAAACAGTAAGCTTGCTAAGATGAAAGAAGAAGGCTTCTTTAAAGAAAAGGAAGCTTTGGCTGCCAAATGCTGCGAAGAGCTTACAAAGGATGTGAAGACTGTAACCGGTGTGCCTTTGTTTGACAGTTATGTAGAATACAGCTATATGGATAATTTCTTAAGAGGCGGATATCCCTTTGTCTTCGGAGAGGAAGATAACAAGTCTGTTATACATCTCTTTAGCAGAAAACATGGAGACCCGGAGAGAGACTATAATTTCTTCTCTATTAACGGTGAATATTATTCCCAGGGTAACGGTAATTTCAGGGATGTAAATCAAAATAGAAGAAATGACCTGCTCTTTAACAAAGAAGTAGGAGATTTTAATGTTAAAACCTTCTATCAGCTGATACAGATAGACGGTTATAATCCACTGGAAGTAAGACCTTCCACTTTCCGTATAAAAGCAGAAGAGGAAAGTGCTGCAGAAGAATTCTTAAAGACAGCGGCACCAAAAGAATGGGAAGTGCTTCTTGGTACCGGAAAGAAGCCTTTTACCCCCGGCCAGATAGCAGGTACGCTGGCACGTTATTCCATTGAGCTTACCATATCAGAGGATGAATTCCTTACTAAGCTTTTGTCTTTTTGTAATCAGAATATAGAAGCTGGTTTTGGTGAAGGTTATTGGAGCGACCATTGGGATTACAATTTGGATTTGATTGAGAATTATTTAAAGATTTATCCTGAGAAGAAAGAAGCTCTGCTCTTTGGTGACAAGACTTACCGTTATTACAACAGTCCGGCCAGAGTTCTTCCCCGCAGTGAAAAGTATGTGATAATCTCAAAGGGAGAGTTAAGACAATACGGTGCTCTTGTTCATGATGTTGAGAAAGAAAATAAACCCGGGTTTGTAAAGAACGGTACCAATTGGCTTAAGAACAAGAAAGGGGAATATGTTTCCACAACCTTAATGGCAAAGCTAATTAACCTTTCTCTGATTAAATTTTCAACACTTGATCCGGAGGGTATGGGAGTTGAGATGGAAGGCGGCAAACCTGGCTGGAATGATGCCATGAACGGGTTACCTGGACTCTTTGGAAGCGGTATGCCGGAAACCCTTGAATTAAAAAGAACTTTGGAATTCGTAATAGGTGCACTGAATTTAGAAAAGCATGTGAACCTGCCGGAAGAAGTATACCAGCTTCTTATAAAGACTAAAGAGTTGGCATCACAGCTCCTGGAGGGTACTCTAAGTCAGTTTGATTATTGGGATAAGGTTACCTCTTTAAGAGAAGAGTTTAGAGATGCTGTCCGTTTTGAACTGGATGGAAGAGAAGTTCAAATGGATACGGAGGAGATAAAAACTGTTCTTACAAGTTTCTTAAAAATTGTAAATAACGGCATTGACAGGGCGAAATATATGGGAAACGGCATGATGCCTACCTATTTCACTTTCTATGCTGATTCCTTTATTCCTGTAAAAACCGAAGAGGGGAAAGAACTAATTACCCCTTATGGTCTTCCCGCCGGTAAAGCCTTAAGCTTTAAGACGGTAATGCTTCCTTTCTTCTTGGAAGGACCTGCAAGATATCTGGCCTCAGAAGAATGTGAGGAAGAAGCCGAAGCACTTCATAGAAAAGTGAAGGAAAGCGGTATTTATGATAAAGAGCTTAAGATGTATAAGACCAGTGAATCCCTTGAGCATATATCTATGGAAAACGGCAGAATTAGGGCCTTTACTCCCGGGTGGCTTGAAAGAGAAAGTATCTTTTTACATATGGAATATAAATATTTATATGGAATGCAAAGAGCAGGTCTTTGGGAAGATTTTTATGAAGAGATAAAGACCACCCTGATTCCGTTCCTTCCCCCTGAAATGTATGGAAGAAGCATTCTCGAGAACTCTTCCTTCATAGCTTCCTCTGCGAATCCCAATAAGGAAATTCATGGAAGAGGTTATGTGGCTAGATTAAGCGGCTCTACCACTGAAATTCTGTCCATGTGGAGCCAGATGTTTATCGGTAACAGAGTATTTACCCAGGAACCGGAAGGATTAACTCTTCACCTGGAACCTAAACTTCCTGCATGGTTCTTTAATGAAGAACAGGAAGCCTCCTTTACTTTCTTATCCGGCTGTACCATCACCTATAAGAATCCTACGGGAAGGCCTACTTTTGGAAAAGACAGAGCTGAAATATCTCACATCATAACTGAAGAGGGTGAGCGAATTGAAGGAAGCAAAATAGCAGGCAAGACAGCAGAGGCAATCCGAGAAGGAAGTATAAAGAAGCTTACGGTATATTTCGCCCACTAATAATCACAAGCAGGAGGATACATCAATATGGATTTAATTATTACCACCTATGAGAATCAGGAAAGGGTAACGAAGGTTCTGACCTGTGAGCTGCCTGAGGAAAAAGGCGCTGCAATGAACGTTGTGAATCTCTATCCGGAGATTGAATACCAAACCTTTCATGGTTTTGGCGGAGCAGTAACGGAGGCGGCAGGTTATTCCTTTTCAAAGCTGGAAAAGGAAAAACAGGAAGAAATCCTGGCGAAATATTTTGGAGAAGACGGATTAAGATATCATTTTATACGAACCCATATTGACAGCTGCGATTTCTCTTTGGGTAACTATTCCGCTATGGAGGACCCGGAGGACAAAGAAATGAAATCCTTCTCTTTAAAACGGGACGAAGAATATATACTTCCATTGCTTAGAAGGGCAAGAGCATTAAAGGGAGAGGACTTTGACCTGATGTTAACTCCCTGGTCACCTCCGGCTTTTATGAAGACAAACAATGACAGAAATCATGGCGGAAAATTAAAAGAGGAATACAAAGAATTTTGGGCAGAATACATTTGCCGTTATATAAAAGAATATGAAACACTGGGCTTTCCGGTAAATCGCATAACAGTCCAGAACGAACCGGACGCCATTCAGACCTGGGATTCCTGCAGCTTTAATCCGGCAGAGGAGAAAGAATTCTTAAGAGATTACTTATATAAGGCACTTGTTAAGAATGGACTTTCTCATGTGAAAATTAATATCTGGGACCATAATAAGGAACGGGTATACGAAAGAGCTAACGCGATAATAGATGAAGAAACTGATAAGATGATTGACGGAGTTGCTTTTCATTGGTATACAGGGGACCATTTTGAAGCGGTAGGTCTTACCAAGGATACCTTTCCCGGTAAAGAGTTAATATTTACGGAAGGCTGCGTGGAATACAGCAGATTTGATGCCGGACAGCTGAGAAATGCACAGATGTATGCCCATGATATCATTGGCAACCTGAATGCAGGAATGACTGCTTTTATTGACTGGAATATTCTGCTGGATGAAAAGGGCGGGCCGAATCACGTTGGGAATCTCTGTGATGCTCCTGTTATGGTAAATACAGAGGACGGAAGCTATGAAGAAAAGCTTTCCTTCCACTATATCAAGCATTTCAGCCGCTACATTGACCGTGAGGCCAAGAGAATTGCACTTACCAAATATACTGACAGATTGGAAATGACAGCTTTTAAGAATCCGGACAAATCAGTGGTATTGGTGGTCCTTAACAAACAGGATGAGGAACTGCCTGTATCCATTAGAATACAGGGATTAAATACAGAGTTTCAAGTGCCGAAGAGTTCAATTGTAACAGCTGTCATAAAATAGTTTTATTGCAAGTGTTTTTCCTACAGATTTCCCAGAGAAAAGCACTTGCTTTTTTGTGGGGGATTACGTTATAATTAACAGGAAGTAACTGTATATTTTGTCGATTTACAAACGCGTGGGAGAAACTTATGTCAGAAATTCAGGGAATTAATCGTCTTACAACTACTGCCGGAACCACAGCTGCTAATGAAAAGAAGGTGGCTTCTTCAAAGAGCTTTTCTTCTTATCTGGGTGAGACTGTGAGCCTGGATGAGATATTTAATGAAGCAGCTAAAAAATATAATGTACCGGTGGATTTATTAAAGGCTATAGGCAAGCAGGAATCCAATTTTAATCCTGATGCGGTTTCAAGATGCGGAGCCCAGGGGATTATGCAGTTAATGCCAAGAACCGCAGCTTCCCTTGGTGTTGATGACTCCTTTGATCCAAAGCAAAATATCATGGGCGGTGCGAAATACATATCACAGCTTCTTAATAAGTATGATGGGAATGCCTCATTGGCACTGGCTGCCTATAATGCAGGCAGTAATAACGTTGCGAAATACGGCGGGATACCTCCCTTTAAAGAAACACAAAACTATGTAAAAAAGGTTTTAGGATATATGCAGGAAGGTGTTAATGCAGGTGGTACCGTGACTGTGAAACAAGGCACGAATTCTACTTCAAATCTTCCGGATATTGCTGCGATAAAGAGTAATCTGGTTAGAACGGAGACAGAAGATGAGACGGAAGATAATAATATCCTTGAAGAGCTCTTTTCTTATGACGACTATATGAAGTTTATGGAGATTTTCATGGAAGAGAATAAGGATGAGAAGGAAGACAACACGAATAATTATTTTTCCAAAGCAATCAGTTACAATGCTCCGATAATGAATTTGTTTAATAATTAGTCATAAATGCCTGTTCCTTTTTTTGCCAGCAAATTAAAGGGAATGGGCATTTATTGCATTATTTTTGATACAAAAAGGAGAATCTATGAAACAAATCGGTGATGTTATTCATGAAATGATTGAATATTATGCAGGAGATGTAAGGAGAATCAATCATTTTCTTAAAGTGTATGCTTATGCGAAAACCATAGGAGAACTAGAGGAGCTTGACAAGGAAACCAGAGAAATACTGGAGGTTACAGCAGTTGTCCACGATATCGGTATTAAGGTAAGTGAGAGAAAATATAACAGCAGTGCGGGAAATTATCAACAGATTGAAGGCCCTATTGTAGCAGAGCCAATGCTGGCAAAGCTGGGATACGAAAAAGCTTTTATTAAGAGGGTATGTTATTTGATAGCACATCATCATACCTATACTAATATTACAGAAAAGGATTATCAGATATTGGTTGAAGCAGATTTTCTTGTAAATTTGGATGAAGATAAGGCTTCAGAGGTTACGATTAATAATGTATACCGGAATATTTTCAGAACGGAAACAGGAAAAGCAATTTTGCAGAATGTTTTCCGTTTGAAATTGTAGGGGTAAGAAGTGATAGACTTAAGACCACATCATGGTATGTGTATCGGGCAATTCAAAGGCTATGGCTACAGCGAAGATTTCGTCAGGAATATGACAGCGGTTGTGAATATGCTTTTTGAAAACCCTGAGACATTGGTTAGACTGGTAGTGACAGGAGATTGTATCTGCAGCAGCTGCCCTCATTTAAAGGAAGAAGGCTGCACTTCGGGTCAGAAGGTTATGGAGTATGACAGAAAGGTTTTAATGCTATGCGGACTACATGAGAATGAGGTTGTAACCTGGCGCGGATTTGTCAGTCTTGTGAAAGAATATATTTTGGATAAAAATAAACTGCCGGAAGTATGTACAAATTGTAGCTGGCTTTCAGTTTGTCTGGACTGTCAGGGCTTTCGGTATGAAAAAGTGTGAAGAATACATCGTATTTTTCACACTTTTTTTATGCAGTAGTGCAGAATGTCTGCAGTTTGCAGGGATACACTTTAGCAGGAATATGAATTTCAATTATTCTTTTTTGTATATAGTGCTTTTATCCTAAGCAAAAAGCACAAAATATCTTGCTTTTTAACCGTGTCATTATTGATTAGTGACAAAAGGTATTTTTATTAAGTTGAATAATAATAGGGGAATCCTTTATAATAAAAATATCTTAAGAAAAGATTGGCCAATCGCTTCTTAATGTCATATGCGAAATCCATTACGATTTAAAGAGAGGGTATGAGATGAAAGAAAAAATTCAATCATTCGGCAGAGCGTTAAGTAGTATGGTTATGCCTAACATCGGTGCTTTTATAGCATGGGGTCTTATAACAGCACTGTTTATTTCCACCGGTTGGGCACCTAATGAAAAATTATCAGGGCTTGTAAGCCCTATGGCAACCTATCTATTACCTTTACTGATCGCTTATACCGGCGGTAAGAATGTTGGCGGAATAAGAGGCGGTGTAATGGGTGCTATTGCAACCATGGGTGTTATTGTTGGTGCAGATGTACCTATGTTCTTAGGAGCAATGATTATGGGACCTTTATCCGGTTACATAATCAAAAAATTTGATAAACTAATTGAAGGTAAAGTAATAGCTGGCTTTGAAATGCTGGTAAATAACTTTTCCATCGGTATTATAGGCGGTATTCTGGCTGTTATTGGATTCCTTGGTATCAGCCCCATCGTTGCAGGACTTAATTCTGTAATGGAAGCAGGTGTTGGATTCTTTGTAAATCACGGAATTCTTCCTTTGGTAAGTATATTTATTGAACCTGCAAAGATATTATTCTTAAATAATGCAGTAAATCATGGTATTTTATCACCTATGGGTATGCAGCAGGCTTCAGAAACCGGTAAGTCTATCTTCTTCTTACTGGAAGCTAACCCTGGTCCTGGACTTGGTATTCTTCTTGCTTATTGTATCGCGGGCAAGGGAAATGCTAAGAGTTCCGCTCCTGGAGCAATAATCATCCATTTCCTTGGTGGTATTCACGAAATTTACTTCCCTTATATATTAATGAATCCTATTTTGATTCTGGCAGCAATCGCAGGTGGTGCAAGTGGAGTAGCAACTTTAACACTTACAAAAGCAGGTCTTGTCGGACCCGCTTCACCCGGAAGTATCATTGCCGTTCTTGGTATGACAGAAAAACACAGCTATGTAGGTGTTATTCTTTCCGTATTGATTGCGTGTGCGGTATCCTGTGTAGTTGCAGTTCCTCTGTTAAAGATATTTGGCAAAGAAGAAGATCTGGAAGCTGCCCAGAAGATGATGAAAGAAATGAAGAATGCTTCCAAAGGCATTCCGGCAGCTGATACTGTAGCTATAAAAGGCGTAAAAAATATCGTATTCGCTTGCGATGCAGGAATGGGTTCCAGTGCAATGGGAGCAACCATATTACGTAAAAAACTTGCAGCAGCAGGACTTGGTTCTATCAATGTAGTTCACGCATCTGTTTCTTCCATACCGGAGGATGCACAGATCGTTGTTACTCATGAGGAATTAAGAGAGCGTGCAGCTCATAGCTGCCCGAAAGCAAGACTGGTGTTAATCAAGAATTTCATGGCAGCACCTGAGTATGATATGTTAGTGGAAGAATTAAAAGCTTAATAATTGAAATAAAGAAACGGACAGGGGATTGCAGGATATCTTTCGGGGTATTTTGCAAACCCTTAGTTCCGGTTTATAGAATTGTAATTATACAGCAGTTGTGGAATAAGAAAAAGTCATGGAAAAGAGGGTCTGATATGATGTTATCTCCGCGCCTCATACAATTGTTTACGATACTTCTGAAAGAAGAAAGGCCAGTCCCTGTTCAAAAACTGGCAGAAGATGTGAAGGTAAGCAAACGAACCGTTCAAAGAGAATTGGATAATACCGAAGGTTTCTTAAAAAAGTACGGACTTCGCCTTAGTACCAAAGCAGGTACCGGTATATGGCTTGAGGGAGAGAAACACAGTAAAGACTTACTAATGGAAGAACTTGAGTCAAATGAAACCATAGATTTTATCAATAAAGAGAAAAGGCGAACAAGCCTTATTCTGGAGATTCTAAAAGACAGAGAGCCAAAAAAGCTCTATTACTACAGCAACATACTTGGTGTCAGTGAAGCAACCATCAGCAGTGATATGGAAGCGATTAAGGAATGGTTTGAACGATTTGATCTGATGCTAATCAGAAAACAGGGATACGGAGTAACCCTTGAAGGTACGGAAAGAAATTATCGCCTGGCAGTGAAGCGTTTTCTAGACGAGAACACAGATGACTTAGATATCAGAGTGGCAATCGGTGAGAGAAAATGGTCTGTTCTGGGAGAATTTTATGAGAAAGAAAATAAAGGTATTTTTCAATTAATAGATTATAAGGTTTTAGAGCAGGTAGTACAGTGTCT
It includes:
- a CDS encoding Crp/Fnr family transcriptional regulator, coding for MLKEQDVEYISQSFTFWDKLSESEKNRLLNGTLPVQYEKGARVHSGSYDCIGILLIRKGELRVYILSEEGKEVTLFRLRDNDICILSASCILENITFDVHIDAECDSEVLLVDAAAYQQVCIKNIYADNFTNKLIIDAFSEVMWAMEQILFMSFDKRLAIFLLDETARSGQDNIELTHEQIAKYVGSAREVVSRMMKYFADEGIVELYRGGVKVIDKKKLRELVP
- a CDS encoding thioredoxin family protein, producing the protein MKHVIMFETSWCPHCRRAHSLLDDLYHENPAYKDIKIQYIDEELHPDVANSYDYFYVPTFYVDSDKIHEGVPSKEALKQVLDSALA
- a CDS encoding glycoside hydrolase family 30 protein; its protein translation is MDLIITTYENQERVTKVLTCELPEEKGAAMNVVNLYPEIEYQTFHGFGGAVTEAAGYSFSKLEKEKQEEILAKYFGEDGLRYHFIRTHIDSCDFSLGNYSAMEDPEDKEMKSFSLKRDEEYILPLLRRARALKGEDFDLMLTPWSPPAFMKTNNDRNHGGKLKEEYKEFWAEYICRYIKEYETLGFPVNRITVQNEPDAIQTWDSCSFNPAEEKEFLRDYLYKALVKNGLSHVKINIWDHNKERVYERANAIIDEETDKMIDGVAFHWYTGDHFEAVGLTKDTFPGKELIFTEGCVEYSRFDAGQLRNAQMYAHDIIGNLNAGMTAFIDWNILLDEKGGPNHVGNLCDAPVMVNTEDGSYEEKLSFHYIKHFSRYIDREAKRIALTKYTDRLEMTAFKNPDKSVVLVVLNKQDEELPVSIRIQGLNTEFQVPKSSIVTAVIK
- a CDS encoding FprA family A-type flavoprotein, whose product is MKITEIAESTYQLSVDVENILFEGLWEIPNGVTLNSYIIKGEKTAIIDGVCGWDGVPETLFSLLKELEIEPASIKYLVVNHVEPDHSGWIESFKKINSDFQILSSKKGKELLEAFYDLTENVTVVGDKDSFDLGNGHLLNFAEIPNVHWPDTIATFDQATGVLFPCDAFGSFGKCDGRIYAEEFSEEELKEYEKDTIRYYSNIVATFSPQVKSAIKKVREIPAKLIAPGHGLVWKDTKAIMDAYDAYADYQKGPARAEITFIWGSMYGMTEAAVKHALKVLEKEDITVHVHRVPEDSWGTVLTSVWTSTGIILAMPTYEFKMFPPMGAVLEEIGKKKALNRKAFRFGSFGWSGGAERELADINTRLNMGWEFLEPVEFKGTPSSEDMEKIEAQIKVLVAQVKETVNNKQ
- a CDS encoding cellobiose phosphorylase, producing MKNYYLDGKAYILEDYHKLPPFSSFLPGLAGIKGIPMWVYYTNRGQGVNSFGIHHKNNAIMEFNPANTAYENTAIKGFRTFIRRGGSFFEPFFSGITNAKRRFVIHQNSFEIEEINEEQQLKIHITYYVLPLENIGALVRKVEITNLSETEQDLEVLDGLPKILPFGMKNNEYKEMSNLLKSWSDIKNIENNVPYYAMRSSSDDSAEVSEVEGGYYYLSIADGEVIPIIYDAEAVFSYDTTFMQPVRFEAEGLEGVLEKEQCFANKIPCGFTPLKVKLSSKATYTFHTMVGFSQTPEQINSKLAKMKEEGFFKEKEALAAKCCEELTKDVKTVTGVPLFDSYVEYSYMDNFLRGGYPFVFGEEDNKSVIHLFSRKHGDPERDYNFFSINGEYYSQGNGNFRDVNQNRRNDLLFNKEVGDFNVKTFYQLIQIDGYNPLEVRPSTFRIKAEEESAAEEFLKTAAPKEWEVLLGTGKKPFTPGQIAGTLARYSIELTISEDEFLTKLLSFCNQNIEAGFGEGYWSDHWDYNLDLIENYLKIYPEKKEALLFGDKTYRYYNSPARVLPRSEKYVIISKGELRQYGALVHDVEKENKPGFVKNGTNWLKNKKGEYVSTTLMAKLINLSLIKFSTLDPEGMGVEMEGGKPGWNDAMNGLPGLFGSGMPETLELKRTLEFVIGALNLEKHVNLPEEVYQLLIKTKELASQLLEGTLSQFDYWDKVTSLREEFRDAVRFELDGREVQMDTEEIKTVLTSFLKIVNNGIDRAKYMGNGMMPTYFTFYADSFIPVKTEEGKELITPYGLPAGKALSFKTVMLPFFLEGPARYLASEECEEEAEALHRKVKESGIYDKELKMYKTSESLEHISMENGRIRAFTPGWLERESIFLHMEYKYLYGMQRAGLWEDFYEEIKTTLIPFLPPEMYGRSILENSSFIASSANPNKEIHGRGYVARLSGSTTEILSMWSQMFIGNRVFTQEPEGLTLHLEPKLPAWFFNEEQEASFTFLSGCTITYKNPTGRPTFGKDRAEISHIITEEGERIEGSKIAGKTAEAIREGSIKKLTVYFAH
- a CDS encoding desulfoferrodoxin family protein; translated protein: MKNEPKFFKCMHCGNIVTFLNESGAPLTCCGDKMTELVANTTEAATEKHLPVVERDGDTVTVCIGSVEHPMTTEHSIQWIYLETTKGLQARFLNPGEKPKATFILSDEEPVAAYEYCNLHGLWKTVL
- the rbr gene encoding rubrerythrin, with protein sequence MKELKGTKTEANLKAAFAGESEARNKYTYFASKAKKEGYEQIAELFLETANNEKEHAKIWYKLLHEGIGDTKQNLADAAFGENYEWTQMYAEFAKEAKEEGFDRIAWLFENVAKIEKEHEERYRKLLANLEDGLVFSKDGDTVWQCSNCGHIHIGKKAPEKCPVCEHPQAYFRILATNY